Proteins co-encoded in one Synechococcus elongatus PCC 6301 genomic window:
- a CDS encoding TerB family tellurite resistance protein, protein MRPLTLEPHDQRSVLRLLIGAAWLDGDMQPEERNYLKGLLEKHRLAADPEFQDLMTRTTPISPAVFEQWLTAYLRQHPRREDVEALLEQISSVIYADSLIDAREAAVLCEIEQELEHRPALRLLDRLQTFFHHCLVMS, encoded by the coding sequence ATGCGTCCCTTGACCCTTGAGCCCCACGACCAACGCTCTGTTTTACGCTTACTCATTGGCGCTGCTTGGCTAGATGGCGATATGCAGCCCGAGGAAAGAAATTACCTGAAGGGCTTGCTAGAAAAACATCGTTTGGCTGCCGATCCGGAATTTCAGGATCTCATGACTCGAACGACACCGATTTCGCCTGCTGTTTTCGAACAGTGGCTAACAGCTTATTTGAGACAGCATCCCCGTCGTGAGGATGTTGAAGCCTTGCTAGAGCAAATCAGCAGCGTCATCTACGCTGATAGCCTTATTGACGCCCGTGAGGCAGCAGTTCTCTGTGAAATTGAGCAAGAGCTCGAGCATCGTCCCGCGCTCCGCCTGCTCGATCGCCTGCAAACCTTCTTCCATCACTGCCTCGTGATGTCCTAG
- the lipA gene encoding lipoyl synthase, whose protein sequence is MSASRPPASTLPPWLRSGLGFASQVSRVQQIVKQRQIHTICEEGRCPNRGECYARGTATFLLMGPTCTRSCAFCQVDKGHAPLPLDPTEPDRVAEAVETLGLQYVVLTAVARDDRPDQGATQFAATMQAITQRCPQTQIEVLTPDFWGGEPDRDRAEQAQADRLAVVLAEQPACFNHNLETVERLQGQVRRGARYDRSLRLLALAKQQAPMIPTKSGLMLGLGETQAEVIETMQALRQVGCDRLTLGQYLQPSLAHLPVQRYWTPAEFEELGAIARDLGFQQVRSGPLVRSSYHADSSQD, encoded by the coding sequence GTGAGTGCCTCTAGACCGCCCGCTTCCACCCTCCCCCCTTGGCTGCGATCAGGCCTGGGGTTTGCCAGTCAGGTCTCGCGCGTCCAACAAATTGTCAAACAACGCCAGATTCACACCATTTGTGAGGAAGGCCGCTGTCCAAATCGGGGCGAATGCTATGCCCGGGGGACAGCCACCTTTTTACTGATGGGACCGACCTGTACGCGGTCCTGTGCTTTTTGCCAAGTAGATAAAGGCCATGCACCGCTGCCACTGGATCCGACTGAACCCGATCGCGTGGCCGAAGCGGTTGAGACCTTGGGCCTCCAGTATGTGGTGCTGACAGCGGTTGCCCGAGATGATCGGCCGGATCAGGGTGCGACTCAATTCGCCGCTACGATGCAAGCGATCACCCAGCGCTGTCCTCAGACCCAAATTGAAGTGTTGACCCCAGACTTTTGGGGGGGCGAACCCGATCGCGATCGCGCTGAACAGGCTCAGGCGGATCGCTTGGCAGTTGTTCTCGCTGAACAACCCGCTTGCTTTAACCACAACCTTGAAACCGTCGAGCGACTGCAAGGCCAAGTGCGGCGCGGCGCTCGCTACGATCGCTCGCTACGGTTGCTGGCGCTAGCGAAGCAGCAAGCTCCCATGATTCCCACGAAGTCAGGTTTGATGTTGGGTCTGGGCGAAACCCAGGCTGAAGTGATTGAAACGATGCAGGCGCTGCGGCAAGTCGGTTGCGATCGCCTGACCTTGGGGCAATATCTCCAGCCCTCTCTAGCTCACCTACCGGTGCAGCGCTATTGGACGCCAGCTGAATTTGAGGAACTGGGGGCGATCGCCCGAGATTTGGGTTTTCAGCAGGTGCGATCGGGGCCACTCGTGCGCAGCTCCTATCATGCTGACAGCAGCCAAGACTAA
- the mnmA gene encoding tRNA 2-thiouridine(34) synthase MnmA, giving the protein MERVVVGLSGGVDSSVAAALLHRQGYAVEGLTLWLMKGKGQCCSEGMVDAAGICEQMGVPYHVVDSRDRFQEAIVDYVVQGYEAGITPLPCSQCNRAVKFGPMLDYAKTELKADAIATGHYARLRQNPETGRTELLRAVDRNKDQTYFLYDLPQSVLQSVKFPLGELTKPETRQIAAELGLRTAEKPESQDLCLAEVHGSMRAFLDRYIESREGEIVDQSGRVLGKHTGIHHYTIGQRKGLGIAHSEPLYVIAIDPIQNRVVVGDRHSAAQSECTVSRVNWVSIAQPDAPIQAAVQVRYRSAPVPCTVIPLAGDRARILFADPQFSITPGQAAVWYDGDRLLGGGLIDRVERTTEPV; this is encoded by the coding sequence ATGGAGCGCGTTGTCGTCGGACTCTCTGGCGGAGTCGATAGTTCCGTCGCTGCGGCGTTACTACATCGCCAAGGCTACGCCGTAGAAGGGTTGACGCTCTGGCTGATGAAGGGCAAGGGACAGTGCTGCTCGGAAGGCATGGTGGATGCGGCCGGCATCTGTGAGCAAATGGGCGTGCCTTATCACGTCGTTGATAGCCGCGATCGCTTCCAGGAGGCGATCGTTGATTACGTTGTCCAAGGCTACGAAGCTGGCATTACGCCGCTGCCCTGTTCGCAGTGCAATCGGGCCGTCAAGTTTGGGCCAATGCTTGACTACGCCAAAACTGAGTTAAAGGCTGATGCGATCGCGACGGGGCATTATGCGCGTCTGCGCCAGAATCCTGAAACGGGGCGGACAGAGCTGCTGCGCGCCGTCGATCGCAATAAGGATCAGACGTACTTTCTCTACGATCTCCCTCAATCGGTACTTCAATCCGTCAAGTTCCCCTTGGGTGAATTGACCAAACCGGAGACCCGCCAAATTGCAGCTGAGCTGGGGCTGCGTACCGCCGAAAAACCGGAAAGTCAGGATCTTTGCTTGGCAGAAGTCCATGGCTCGATGCGGGCATTTCTTGATCGCTACATCGAGTCGCGCGAAGGCGAGATTGTTGATCAGAGTGGTCGCGTTCTGGGCAAACACACGGGCATCCATCACTACACAATTGGCCAACGCAAGGGCTTGGGGATTGCCCATAGTGAGCCGCTCTACGTGATTGCGATCGATCCGATTCAGAATCGTGTGGTCGTCGGCGATCGCCATAGTGCAGCCCAATCTGAATGCACGGTCTCGCGGGTCAATTGGGTTTCGATCGCCCAACCTGATGCCCCGATTCAAGCGGCCGTCCAAGTGCGCTATCGCTCGGCACCCGTACCCTGTACCGTGATTCCCCTAGCGGGCGATCGGGCTCGTATTTTGTTTGCAGACCCCCAGTTCAGCATTACGCCCGGCCAAGCGGCGGTTTGGTATGACGGCGATCGCCTTCTGGGTGGAGGCCTGATTGATCGCGTGGAGCGAACAACGGAGCCAGTCTAG
- a CDS encoding RNA polymerase sigma factor SigF — MGEPLSSDPRRQTFLLLRQYQQTRDHRIRNRLVELNLGLVRQEAYRWVQRCPESFEELVQIGSLGLIAAIDRFELERGKAFSSFAVPYIRGEIQHYLRDRSGTVRVPRRWAELHQQIDPLRHKLQRELGRSPTEEELRQGLGLDAEEWQEVRLIGRNRTTLSLDQPLYADEEQVTSLGDSIADPKYRSFQLAEEDRIRLQQAMQLLEQRTREILEFVFFYDLTQREVAEKLGLSAVTVSRQVKKGLKHLKSILRSGDDA; from the coding sequence GTGGGCGAACCTCTCTCCTCTGACCCCCGCCGACAAACGTTTCTGTTGCTACGGCAGTATCAACAGACGCGTGATCATCGAATTCGGAATCGACTCGTTGAGCTGAATTTGGGGTTGGTGCGTCAGGAAGCCTACCGCTGGGTGCAACGCTGCCCCGAAAGCTTTGAGGAGCTTGTGCAGATTGGATCCTTGGGGTTAATTGCGGCGATCGATCGCTTTGAACTGGAGCGGGGTAAAGCATTTAGTTCGTTCGCAGTACCCTATATCCGCGGCGAGATTCAACACTATCTGCGCGATCGCAGTGGCACTGTGCGAGTACCCCGGCGCTGGGCCGAACTTCATCAGCAAATTGACCCCCTCCGCCATAAACTCCAGCGTGAACTAGGGCGATCACCCACGGAGGAAGAGCTGCGCCAGGGCTTGGGCTTGGATGCTGAGGAATGGCAAGAGGTGCGTCTGATTGGCCGCAATCGCACCACTCTCAGCCTCGACCAGCCGTTGTACGCCGATGAGGAGCAGGTCACAAGCCTCGGCGACTCGATCGCAGATCCGAAATATCGCAGTTTTCAGCTTGCCGAAGAGGATCGGATTCGACTCCAGCAAGCAATGCAGCTGCTCGAGCAGAGAACTCGTGAAATTCTCGAGTTTGTCTTTTTCTATGACCTGACCCAGCGCGAGGTTGCTGAAAAACTCGGTCTGAGCGCGGTCACAGTGTCGCGCCAAGTCAAAAAGGGGCTCAAGCACCTCAAATCGATTCTGCGCAGTGGCGATGATGCCTAG
- a CDS encoding SRPBCC family protein, translating to MSDWLEHSVQVEVAVPVARAWELWSDLEQMPRWMKWIDSVQVQKDDPELSRWKLASQGFEFSWLSRITRLVPQQLIQWESVDGLPNRGAIRFYDRQDHSIVRLSISYAIPGGLGPLMDKLFLGRIVEGTLKADLDRFRHYAESPR from the coding sequence ATGAGCGATTGGCTCGAACATAGCGTACAGGTCGAAGTCGCTGTTCCCGTGGCGCGTGCTTGGGAACTGTGGTCGGATCTGGAGCAAATGCCCCGCTGGATGAAGTGGATCGACTCGGTGCAAGTCCAGAAAGACGATCCCGAGCTGTCGCGATGGAAGCTCGCTTCTCAGGGATTTGAGTTTAGCTGGCTGTCACGGATTACGCGGCTGGTACCGCAGCAGTTAATCCAGTGGGAGTCAGTGGATGGTCTGCCCAATCGGGGTGCCATTCGTTTCTACGATCGCCAAGATCACAGCATCGTGCGGCTGAGCATTTCCTACGCGATTCCGGGCGGCCTTGGCCCATTGATGGACAAGCTATTCTTGGGGCGCATTGTTGAAGGCACCCTCAAAGCCGATCTCGATCGCTTCCGTCACTATGCTGAAAGCCCTCGTTAG
- the zds gene encoding 9,9'-di-cis-zeta-carotene desaturase: MRVAIVGAGLAGLAAAIDLVDAGHQVAIYDSRPFVGGKVGSWIDADGNHIEMGLHVFFFNYANLFALMRKVGAFENLLPKAHTHTFINKGGEVGELDFRFPIGAPFNGLKAFFTTSQLTWLDKLQSALALGTSPLVRGILDYEGAMKIIRALDRISFADWFRSHGGSEGSLKRMWNPIAYALGFIDTENISARCMLTVFQMFAAKTEASKLNLLAGSPAEYLHKPILDYIQARGATLHLQRRVREIEYTETNGQTVVTGLQIADGDAVERVEADVYLAACDVPGIQRLLPEAWRKWSEFDNIYKLDAVPVATVQLRFDGWVTELVDREKRHQLDHATGLDNLLYTADADFSCFTDLALSSPKDYYRKGQGSLLQCVLTPGDPFIAMKNEDIAQHVLKQVHELFPSSRDLNMTWSNVVKLAQSLYREAPGMDPFRPDQKTPIANFFLAGSYTQQDYIDSMEGATISGRRAAKAMLEAQAIAA, encoded by the coding sequence ATGCGCGTTGCCATTGTCGGTGCTGGTTTGGCCGGTCTCGCCGCTGCCATTGACCTCGTGGATGCTGGACACCAAGTTGCGATCTACGACTCTCGTCCCTTTGTCGGTGGCAAAGTCGGTAGCTGGATCGATGCTGATGGCAACCACATTGAAATGGGGCTGCACGTCTTCTTCTTCAACTACGCCAACCTCTTCGCCCTGATGCGCAAAGTGGGGGCCTTCGAGAATCTACTGCCAAAAGCCCATACCCACACCTTCATCAACAAAGGCGGCGAAGTCGGTGAGCTGGATTTCCGCTTCCCGATCGGCGCTCCTTTCAATGGCCTCAAGGCCTTCTTCACCACCAGCCAACTGACCTGGCTGGACAAGCTGCAAAGCGCACTGGCACTGGGCACTAGCCCCCTCGTGCGCGGCATCCTTGACTACGAAGGGGCGATGAAAATCATCCGTGCCCTTGATCGGATCAGCTTTGCCGATTGGTTCCGCAGTCACGGCGGCAGCGAAGGCAGCCTCAAACGGATGTGGAACCCGATCGCCTATGCCCTAGGCTTCATCGATACCGAGAACATTTCAGCGCGCTGCATGCTGACGGTCTTCCAGATGTTCGCCGCAAAGACTGAAGCCTCGAAACTGAATCTGTTGGCAGGCTCTCCGGCGGAATATTTGCACAAGCCGATTCTGGACTACATCCAAGCGCGAGGGGCAACGCTGCACCTGCAGCGACGGGTGCGGGAGATTGAATATACGGAAACCAACGGTCAAACCGTGGTCACAGGTCTACAGATCGCTGACGGTGATGCCGTGGAACGGGTGGAAGCAGATGTGTATCTGGCGGCCTGCGATGTGCCGGGAATTCAGCGTTTGCTGCCGGAGGCCTGGCGCAAGTGGTCGGAGTTCGACAACATCTACAAGCTGGATGCGGTGCCGGTCGCGACGGTGCAACTGCGCTTCGATGGCTGGGTGACCGAGCTGGTCGATCGCGAAAAACGGCACCAACTCGACCATGCGACTGGCCTCGATAACCTGCTCTACACCGCTGACGCCGATTTCTCTTGCTTTACTGACCTCGCCCTGAGTAGTCCCAAGGACTACTACCGCAAAGGCCAAGGATCCCTCTTGCAATGCGTTCTAACACCCGGCGATCCCTTCATTGCCATGAAGAACGAAGACATCGCTCAGCATGTGCTCAAGCAAGTGCATGAGCTCTTCCCCAGCAGCCGCGATCTCAATATGACTTGGTCCAATGTAGTCAAGTTGGCGCAATCGCTCTATCGGGAGGCACCGGGCATGGATCCATTCCGCCCTGATCAAAAAACCCCGATCGCTAACTTCTTCCTGGCCGGCAGCTACACGCAGCAGGACTACATCGATAGCATGGAGGGAGCCACGATTTCGGGACGCCGGGCCGCCAAAGCAATGTTAGAAGCTCAGGCGATCGCTGCGTAA
- a CDS encoding 1-deoxy-D-xylulose-5-phosphate reductoisomerase, protein MKAVTLLGSTGSIGTQTLDILEQYPDRFRLVGLAAGRNVALLSEQIRRHRPEIVAIQDAAQLSELQAAIADLDNPPLILTGEAGVTEVARYGDAEIVVTGIVGCAGLLPTIAAIEAGKDIALANKETLIAAGPVVLPLLQKHGVTITPADSEHSAIFQCIQGLSTHADFRPAQVVAGLRRILLTASGGAFRDWPVERLSQVTVADALKHPNWSMGRKITVDSATLMNKGLEVIEAHYLFGLDYDYIDIVIHPQSIIHSLIELEDTSVLAQLGWPDMRLPLLYALSWPDRLSTQWSALDLVKAGSLEFREPDHAKYPCMDLAYAAGRKGGTMPAVLNAANEQAVALFLEEQIHFSDIPRLIERACDRHQTEWQQQPSLDDILAYDAWARQFVQASYQSLESVV, encoded by the coding sequence GTGAAAGCAGTGACACTGCTCGGTTCAACCGGCTCGATCGGGACACAAACCCTAGACATTCTTGAGCAGTATCCCGATCGCTTTCGCCTCGTAGGGCTGGCGGCTGGTCGTAATGTGGCGCTGTTGTCGGAGCAAATTCGGCGGCACCGACCAGAGATTGTGGCGATTCAAGATGCAGCTCAGCTGTCGGAACTGCAAGCGGCGATCGCAGACCTTGATAATCCGCCGCTCATCCTGACCGGTGAGGCAGGTGTCACGGAAGTGGCTCGCTACGGTGATGCCGAGATTGTTGTCACTGGCATTGTCGGTTGCGCTGGTCTGCTACCCACGATCGCCGCGATCGAAGCCGGCAAGGATATCGCCCTTGCCAACAAAGAAACCCTGATTGCAGCAGGCCCAGTGGTCCTGCCACTCCTGCAAAAGCACGGTGTCACCATTACGCCTGCCGACTCCGAGCACTCCGCGATCTTTCAGTGCATCCAAGGGCTTTCAACCCATGCTGATTTTCGGCCTGCTCAAGTCGTGGCAGGGCTGCGACGGATTCTCCTGACTGCCAGTGGCGGCGCTTTTCGGGACTGGCCGGTCGAACGGCTGTCGCAAGTAACTGTCGCAGATGCGCTCAAGCATCCCAACTGGTCGATGGGGCGCAAGATTACCGTCGACTCCGCCACCTTGATGAATAAAGGCCTCGAGGTGATCGAAGCCCACTATCTCTTCGGCTTGGATTACGACTACATCGACATCGTCATCCATCCCCAGAGCATCATCCACTCGCTGATTGAGCTAGAAGATACCTCCGTCTTGGCGCAATTGGGCTGGCCGGATATGCGACTGCCCTTGCTCTACGCCCTCTCCTGGCCCGATCGCCTCTCTACTCAATGGTCGGCGCTCGATCTGGTCAAAGCGGGCAGCTTGGAGTTCCGGGAACCGGATCACGCCAAATACCCCTGCATGGACTTGGCCTACGCCGCCGGTCGCAAAGGCGGCACAATGCCAGCCGTCTTGAATGCGGCGAATGAGCAAGCCGTCGCCCTCTTCCTAGAGGAGCAAATTCACTTCTCGGATATTCCGCGCCTGATTGAACGTGCCTGCGATCGCCACCAAACGGAGTGGCAACAGCAACCGAGCTTGGATGACATTTTGGCCTACGACGCTTGGGCACGGCAGT